In a genomic window of Sphingomonas lutea:
- a CDS encoding PIN domain-containing protein, whose product MSGYSFDANILIDALMDHRPAHTEIRRATESGAQVWLSRMAWIEVMSKGTDDMLREALRFLGRFGIDEIDEETSQRAAALRRERPRLKAPDALILASAQVRGRVLITRNVRDFPAVMPGIRVPYTL is encoded by the coding sequence ATGAGCGGATATAGCTTCGACGCCAACATCCTGATCGATGCGCTGATGGATCACCGTCCGGCGCATACCGAGATTCGCCGCGCGACGGAGAGCGGCGCCCAGGTGTGGTTGAGCCGAATGGCATGGATCGAGGTCATGTCGAAGGGCACGGATGACATGCTGCGGGAGGCGCTGCGTTTCCTCGGCCGCTTCGGGATCGATGAGATCGACGAGGAGACGTCTCAGCGCGCCGCAGCTTTGCGCCGCGAGCGGCCGCGCCTGAAAGCGCCTGACGCGCTCATTCTGGCGTCGGCGCAGGTGCGCGGACGTGTCCTAATCACTCGAAACGTACGCGACTTCCCAGCCGTGATGCCGGGAATTCGCGTTCCCTACACCCTCTAG
- the glmS gene encoding glutamine--fructose-6-phosphate transaminase (isomerizing): MCGIVGIVGTSDVAQRLFDGLKRLEYRGYDSAGICTIEDGSLKRRRAEGKLDNLARELKSHPLHGVTGIAHTRWATHGAPTVGNAHPHIVGPVALVHNGIIENFKPLRDELIAEGRKFESETDTEVVGHLVAREVEGGASPQDAVAAVLPRLHGAFAIAILFRDHPDLIICARRGAPLTVGYGDGENYLGSDALAVAPWTQRIAYLDEGDWAIIRRDGIEIFDRDNQPVERDIVQSGASSAPVEKGNYRHYMQKEIFEQPIVVAQTLQTYVRPFEGEVALPDADLDLAKVDRVTIVACGTSFYAGLVAKYWIEQFARVPVDIDVASEFRYRQPVLEPGGLALFISQSGETADTLAALRHARDEQQRIAVVVNVPTSSMAREADLLLPTHAGPEIGVASTKAFTCQLAVLAALAANLARAKGRLSREEEIDIVAHLQEAPAALNAALGHDDDIAAMAYLIAPARDVLYLGRGPDYPMALEGALKLKEISYIHAEGYAAGEMKHGPIALIDEAVPVIVIAPSGPLFEKTVSNMQEVRARGGKIVLISDAKGIAEAGEGCMATIEMPEVHPLIAPLVYAVPVQLLAYHVAVLKGTDVDQPRNLAKSVTVE; encoded by the coding sequence ATGTGCGGAATTGTCGGAATTGTCGGAACGTCGGATGTCGCGCAGCGGCTGTTCGACGGGCTCAAGCGGCTTGAATATCGCGGTTACGATTCCGCGGGCATCTGCACCATTGAAGACGGCAGTTTGAAGCGTAGACGTGCCGAGGGAAAGCTCGACAATCTCGCGCGCGAGCTCAAATCCCATCCGCTTCACGGCGTCACGGGAATTGCCCACACGCGCTGGGCGACACACGGCGCGCCGACCGTCGGCAATGCGCACCCGCACATCGTCGGGCCGGTGGCGCTGGTGCACAATGGCATCATCGAGAATTTCAAGCCGCTCCGCGACGAACTGATCGCGGAAGGGCGCAAGTTCGAAAGCGAGACCGACACCGAAGTCGTCGGCCACCTGGTCGCGCGCGAGGTGGAAGGCGGGGCATCGCCGCAGGACGCCGTGGCGGCGGTCCTGCCGCGGCTTCACGGCGCATTCGCGATCGCCATCCTGTTCCGCGATCACCCCGACCTCATCATCTGCGCGCGGCGCGGCGCACCACTGACGGTCGGCTATGGCGACGGGGAGAATTATCTGGGATCGGACGCGCTTGCAGTCGCGCCGTGGACGCAACGCATCGCCTATCTCGACGAGGGCGACTGGGCGATCATCCGCCGCGACGGAATTGAGATTTTCGATCGCGACAACCAGCCGGTCGAGCGCGACATCGTCCAGTCCGGCGCATCCTCGGCGCCGGTCGAGAAGGGCAATTACCGCCACTATATGCAGAAGGAGATTTTCGAGCAGCCGATCGTGGTTGCCCAGACGCTCCAGACCTATGTCCGCCCGTTCGAGGGCGAGGTCGCATTGCCCGATGCGGATCTCGACCTGGCCAAGGTCGACCGCGTGACGATCGTCGCGTGCGGAACGAGCTTTTATGCCGGCCTCGTTGCCAAATATTGGATCGAGCAGTTCGCGCGCGTGCCCGTCGACATCGATGTCGCATCGGAATTCCGTTACCGCCAGCCGGTGCTCGAGCCGGGCGGGCTCGCGCTGTTCATCAGCCAATCGGGCGAGACGGCGGACACGCTCGCCGCGCTGCGTCACGCGCGTGATGAGCAGCAAAGGATCGCAGTGGTCGTCAACGTGCCGACCAGTTCAATGGCGCGCGAGGCGGATCTTCTGCTACCGACCCACGCCGGTCCCGAAATCGGCGTTGCGTCGACCAAGGCCTTCACCTGTCAGCTCGCGGTGCTGGCCGCGCTCGCCGCCAACCTTGCCCGCGCCAAGGGCCGGTTGTCGCGCGAGGAGGAAATCGACATCGTCGCGCATCTTCAGGAGGCGCCCGCGGCGCTCAACGCGGCGCTGGGGCATGACGATGACATCGCCGCGATGGCGTACCTCATCGCGCCGGCGCGCGACGTGCTCTACCTCGGCCGCGGGCCCGATTATCCGATGGCGCTGGAAGGCGCGCTCAAGCTCAAGGAGATCAGCTACATCCACGCTGAAGGCTATGCCGCGGGCGAGATGAAGCACGGGCCGATTGCGCTGATCGACGAAGCCGTGCCGGTGATCGTCATCGCGCCGTCCGGGCCGTTGTTCGAAAAGACCGTGAGCAACATGCAGGAGGTGCGCGCGCGGGGCGGGAAGATCGTCCTGATCAGCGACGCCAAGGGCATCGCCGAGGCGGGCGAAGGCTGCATGGCGACGATCGAGATGCCCGAAGTGCATCCGCTGATCGCGCCGCTGGTCTATGCCGTTCCCGTCCAGCTGCTCGCCTATCACGTCGCCGTGCTCAAGGGCACCGACGTCGATCAGCCGCGCAACCTGGCGAAGAGCGTCACGGTCGAATGA
- a CDS encoding aspartate/glutamate racemase family protein — MKHIGILAHSFEGAGLCFRTACLAGVERLGAHMHPEISMTCSPMALAMPAWESGDHAPLRTMFGSEAAKLAAAGADFFVCPDNTAHIALEQDGAPFAIPALHIGEVVAEEARRQGFAKVGILGTKYTMTGPVYPAALARRGIGYAVPSGVTEPWSTTSSSTNCVLANSPTRRAAPIATSSASWRRKGATRSRWCAPKSRC; from the coding sequence ATGAAGCATATCGGCATCCTCGCCCACAGCTTCGAGGGTGCGGGCCTGTGTTTCCGCACCGCGTGCCTGGCGGGTGTCGAGCGCCTGGGCGCGCACATGCACCCCGAGATCAGCATGACCTGCAGTCCGATGGCGCTGGCGATGCCGGCGTGGGAAAGCGGGGATCACGCGCCGTTGCGGACGATGTTCGGCAGCGAAGCGGCCAAGCTTGCGGCGGCGGGCGCCGACTTCTTCGTCTGTCCCGACAATACGGCGCATATCGCGCTGGAGCAGGACGGCGCGCCGTTCGCCATTCCCGCACTGCATATTGGCGAAGTCGTTGCCGAGGAGGCGCGGCGGCAGGGCTTCGCCAAGGTCGGGATCCTGGGCACCAAATATACGATGACCGGCCCGGTCTATCCCGCTGCCTTGGCGCGGCGCGGGATTGGCTACGCCGTGCCGTCGGGGGTGACCGAACCTTGGTCAACGACATCATCTTCGACGAATTGTGTCTTGGCCAATTCACCGACGAGGCGCGCAGCACCTATTGCGACATCATCGGCAAGTTGGCGGAGGAAGGGTGCGACTCGGTCGCGCTGGTGTGCACCGAAATCCCGCTGTTGA
- a CDS encoding LysR family transcriptional regulator, with translation MDWDDLRYFLAVAREGSTLRAGRALRTSQTTVARRIAALEQALGFPLFEKRQAGYALTPAGEELLAKAGAVEQAIDDFAGAASGQARAVRGTVKITTEEIYAITLLTPLLTELHQRFPDIVIELDTSQKVRDLGAGEADVSLRSTAMAQPAGLVGRRLCIDDWALYCSRAYGERHGVPTTIEELRSHSFIGGGGGNLWIHYQAWLQALGLEQQVAMHHATSGGLLSGVRAGFGIAVLPCVVADADPDLIRCMAPRHDHERVLWLFTHERVRHTPRVRTVIDFLYERLSRHVQQLEATRTAAAA, from the coding sequence ATGGATTGGGACGACCTCCGCTACTTCCTCGCGGTCGCGCGTGAAGGCAGTACCCTGCGCGCGGGCCGGGCGCTGCGCACCAGCCAGACGACCGTGGCGCGGCGCATCGCCGCGCTCGAACAGGCGCTCGGCTTCCCTCTCTTCGAGAAGCGGCAGGCGGGCTACGCGCTGACCCCCGCGGGCGAGGAATTGCTGGCCAAGGCGGGGGCGGTCGAACAGGCCATCGACGACTTTGCCGGCGCGGCCTCGGGGCAGGCGCGCGCAGTGCGCGGCACGGTCAAGATCACGACCGAGGAAATTTACGCCATCACTTTGCTTACGCCGCTGCTGACCGAATTGCACCAACGCTTCCCCGACATCGTGATCGAACTCGACACGTCGCAGAAGGTCCGCGATCTTGGTGCCGGCGAAGCGGACGTTTCGCTCCGCAGCACCGCGATGGCGCAACCGGCCGGACTGGTCGGGCGGCGGCTGTGCATCGACGATTGGGCGCTTTATTGCAGTCGCGCTTATGGCGAGCGCCACGGCGTGCCGACGACGATCGAGGAGTTGCGATCGCACTCCTTTATCGGTGGCGGCGGCGGCAATTTGTGGATCCACTACCAGGCCTGGCTCCAGGCGTTGGGGCTGGAGCAGCAGGTGGCGATGCATCACGCGACGTCCGGCGGGCTGCTGTCGGGTGTCCGCGCAGGCTTCGGCATCGCCGTCCTGCCCTGCGTCGTCGCCGATGCCGATCCCGACCTGATCCGTTGCATGGCGCCGCGCCACGATCACGAGCGAGTCCTGTGGCTCTTCACCCATGAACGCGTGCGTCACACGCCACGCGTGCGCACAGTGATCGATTTCCTCTACGAACGCCTCAGCCGCCATGTGCAGCAGCTTGAGGCGACGCGAACTGCCGCCGCGGCCTAG
- a CDS encoding UrcA family protein: MKAIHIIIASALITATALKAVPALADPVADDVAVSFVRTADLDLNSPVGQRQLDRRLVTAAREVCGSVSSADLEGRNAVRSCVDTALAKARSDGAQMASAQRDIIAVTAAR; this comes from the coding sequence ATGAAGGCCATTCACATCATCATCGCTTCGGCGCTCATTACGGCGACCGCACTCAAGGCCGTCCCGGCTTTGGCCGACCCCGTTGCCGACGATGTCGCGGTCAGCTTCGTGCGGACTGCTGACCTCGACCTCAACAGCCCGGTGGGGCAGCGCCAGCTCGACCGCCGCCTGGTCACTGCCGCGCGGGAGGTTTGCGGAAGCGTGTCGTCCGCCGACCTCGAAGGCCGCAACGCGGTGCGGTCCTGCGTCGATACGGCGCTTGCCAAGGCGCGCAGCGATGGCGCGCAAATGGCGTCGGCGCAGCGCGACATCATCGCCGTCACCGCCGCGCGCTAG
- a CDS encoding GFA family protein, with product MEVTGGCHCGAVRFTATLPEAPVPALDCNCSVCRMTGFLHIVVPHEDFELLTGRDSLASYRFGSGTAEHLFCRICGVKSFYQPRSHPDAWSVNAHCLDAPPALAIEPFDGRNWEAAKANLDAQD from the coding sequence ATGGAAGTCACCGGCGGCTGTCATTGCGGTGCGGTCCGCTTCACGGCGACCCTGCCGGAGGCGCCGGTTCCTGCGTTGGACTGCAATTGTTCGGTGTGCCGGATGACGGGCTTCCTGCACATTGTCGTACCGCATGAGGACTTCGAGCTCCTGACCGGACGTGACTCGCTCGCCAGCTATCGCTTCGGCAGCGGTACTGCCGAGCATCTGTTCTGCCGTATTTGCGGAGTGAAGAGCTTCTACCAGCCGCGCAGCCACCCTGATGCCTGGAGCGTGAATGCGCATTGTCTGGACGCGCCGCCGGCCCTGGCGATCGAACCGTTCGACGGGCGCAATTGGGAAGCGGCAAAGGCCAACCTCGACGCACAGGACTAG
- the nth gene encoding endonuclease III yields MTRDQIFEFFRRLAEANPSPQTELESNNPYQLLVAVVMSAQATDAGVNIATRPLFARIHTPEQMVELGEENLREAIKTIGLFNTKAKNVIALSQALIRDHGSAVPRTRDELQALPGVGRKTANVVLNTAFGEETFAVDTHVFRVSNRTGLAPGKTVEAVEARLEKIVPQPFRRDAHHWLILHGRYTCKARLPECWRCPVADLCRYQPKTRAPEARPKAARSARPAPSKARIAKARTGVTRSASRSRSPASRLP; encoded by the coding sequence GTGACCCGCGACCAGATTTTCGAATTCTTCCGGCGGCTGGCCGAGGCAAACCCGTCGCCGCAGACCGAGCTTGAATCGAACAATCCGTACCAATTGCTCGTCGCCGTGGTGATGTCGGCGCAAGCGACCGATGCCGGCGTCAACATCGCAACCCGCCCGCTCTTCGCCCGCATCCACACGCCCGAGCAGATGGTGGAACTTGGCGAGGAGAACCTGCGCGAGGCGATCAAGACGATCGGCCTGTTCAACACCAAGGCCAAGAACGTCATCGCTTTGTCGCAGGCGCTGATCCGCGACCACGGCAGCGCGGTTCCGCGGACCCGCGACGAACTGCAGGCGCTGCCCGGCGTCGGGCGCAAGACCGCCAATGTCGTGCTCAACACCGCCTTTGGGGAGGAAACGTTCGCGGTTGATACGCACGTTTTTCGCGTGTCGAACCGCACCGGCCTCGCGCCCGGCAAGACCGTCGAAGCGGTCGAGGCCAGGCTCGAGAAGATCGTGCCCCAGCCGTTCCGCCGCGACGCGCATCACTGGCTGATCCTGCACGGCCGCTACACATGCAAGGCGCGGCTGCCAGAATGCTGGCGCTGCCCGGTCGCGGACCTGTGCCGTTACCAGCCCAAGACCCGGGCGCCCGAGGCTAGACCCAAAGCCGCTCGAAGCGCGCGCCCAGCGCCGTCAAAAGCTCGTATTGCGAAAGCCCGGACTGGCGTGACGCGCTCGGCAAGTCGTAGTCGATCTCCAGCCAGTCGCCTTCCTTGA
- the dapB gene encoding 4-hydroxy-tetrahydrodipicolinate reductase, giving the protein MRTADQPIRITLFAPDGRMGKAIAAAIADDTGFALSSDSGDVLIDFSVPNALQDSLDRATSAGVPILVGTTGLGPDADAQLAEAAKSVAVLRASNTSLGVALLADLVERAARVLGPDWDIEIAETHHRHKADAPSGTALLLGDAAARGRGGQVKAERGRDGTGLERAVGAIGYAALRGGTVAGDHDVLFLGPEERIILSHRAESRMIFARGALAAARFLASKPAGLYSMRDVVSAL; this is encoded by the coding sequence ATGCGCACCGCCGATCAGCCGATCCGCATCACCCTGTTCGCGCCCGACGGCCGCATGGGGAAGGCGATCGCCGCCGCCATTGCCGACGATACCGGGTTCGCGCTCAGCAGCGACAGCGGCGACGTGCTGATCGATTTTTCGGTGCCGAATGCACTTCAGGACAGCCTCGATCGGGCAACGTCTGCAGGCGTCCCGATCCTCGTCGGCACCACGGGCCTTGGCCCAGACGCGGACGCCCAGCTCGCGGAAGCGGCCAAGAGCGTGGCGGTGCTGCGCGCGTCCAACACCTCGCTCGGCGTTGCGCTGCTCGCCGATCTGGTCGAGCGCGCCGCCCGAGTCCTTGGACCCGACTGGGATATCGAGATCGCCGAGACGCACCATCGTCACAAGGCCGACGCCCCATCGGGCACCGCGCTCCTGCTCGGCGATGCGGCAGCGCGCGGGCGTGGCGGTCAGGTCAAGGCCGAACGCGGCCGCGACGGGACCGGACTCGAGCGGGCAGTCGGCGCGATCGGCTATGCCGCGCTGCGCGGGGGCACCGTTGCGGGCGATCACGACGTACTGTTCCTCGGCCCGGAAGAGCGGATCATCCTGTCGCACCGCGCCGAAAGTCGCATGATCTTCGCGCGCGGCGCGCTGGCCGCGGCACGCTTCCTCGCGAGCAAGCCGGCCGGGCTCTATTCCATGCGGGATGTCGTGTCGGCGCTGTGA